ttaatttaattcccATATTAATCTAAAGGTTTAGCATGTAATTACTCTTCTCATAGGTACATTCAAGTGGTGCCCGTGAATTTGAGAGCGTAGAGTTAGGGGATATtcggaaaaagaagaaaatcccTCGGCGAGTTATCCATTTTGCAAGTGGTGAAACCATGGAGGAGTACAGCACTGATGAGGAAGAGGAGTTGCAAGAAAGAAAGGATGTTTTGCCAGCAATGGACCCGGTATGGAATATTATCTGTATTTGTGTTGCACAAATGTAAAGAAGGTGTACTAAGGAAAACCAAACAAAAATGGAAATtacatatagaaaataataatatgcaTAATTTAATATTTGGGGGAAATAACCTGTAATATTCCAAGATTCTACTCTCTAACAAGAGGGAAATACTgtaacaatgaaaacaaaagagAGAATTCCTGGCAACTACACGAGCGTTATATAAATTGCAGATGTCCTTGATATTGCTctttacatcattttaaaaatgtgtttagccAGCATAGTCTACATTCGTTTCAGACAAGTTTAAGGAGGTCTTATTTTAATCATGGAAGTAGAGAAGCTCACTTACAAGCAAGATAATCGGTAAGTGATTAaccatataaaaagtaaataagtaaatcaATGCTAAGCTAATAAGGaaatagagcaaaaaaaatcCTGCTTTCCTTCCCCTCCAGGTGCCCTTTGTGCTTGTTGGTAATATAATCATCACCTTATTTTGTGCCATTTGTTTCTTGAAACTAGTTCAACAACATCAATTTTCCATGAGTCGCTACCAGACGAAAAGAAAAATTTCTAGGCTGTTAAGTTTAATTATCTGAAATCCTGTATTTTGCTTCTCGTTTTCTTTGGCATATTGGCATTTTTAAGTGTTGCAGTTGAAGGTAAAAGTTTGGGCAGCCCTGACCAAAGTAAAAAGTAGGAAAAAACTACTGCTGGAATAAGAGAAAAAACAACatacaggtatatgacctgttatccagaatgctcaggacctggggttttcctgatagtGGATTTCTTGAGGTTGATACAGGAATTTCTCAATCTCTTTTTAAGTGCTTTCACATTGAGTTACTGCTCTGTGCAGGCTTATAGTTTGGTAGTTGTAATCTATGCTATAGAGCAGTCATTTTaaattgggatgcaccaaatcctggaatTAATCTGGGATTTGGCTGAAATCAAGCTTCTTCCGACAGGAAacctgcctggccgaaccaaatccaaacccttaaaatcatgtgactacGGAAATCGATTATTTATTTCTGGCTGCTTAGCATGTGGATTTTTCCTCCACACTATTTCTGGTCACCCTTTGGGGGACaactccacagtttgggaacctgaGCCATATTATTTTTGGCCCTCACTCCAGAGAAGTTATACACATGCCACATAGCAGTTATAATGGCTATTTTCCGTTCCAGTTCTGCTTTTTTTTAAGCCACAGCATATGAAACAATCTATGTAGAAattgcattacaggtatgggaccttttatcctgaatgctcgggacctgggactttccggataatgggtctttccgtaatctggatcttcacaATTTATgactactagaaaaccatgtaaacattaaggggcagatttatcaagggtcgaattaaaaattcaaattcgaaattcgaattttactttttttttatggtcaaaactgtcaaattcgactatggAGTtgtttaaattcgaatcgagtttttaaaaaaattttaattagatttttgagatttatcatactcttgctctttaagaattcgaatgtgactattcaccacctaaaacctgccgaattcctgttaagtcgatgggagaggtccagggatcaatttggagttgtttgcagccttcctgacttttttgaaaaaacttgaatctaaaatccgaatacgattcaaattctATTGGAATTTTCGGGttgattccattcatccgagtttaaaatattagattggtcgaatttatgggtgtttaggggagtttttaaaaacatgaatttgacccttgataaatgtgtctctaaatacacccaatagtctggttttgcttccagtgaggattaataatatcttagtttggatctagcacaaggtactgttttattactatagagaaaaaggaaatcatttttaataatttggattatttgattataatggagtctataatgGAGATGGCAATTCCTTAATTCGGaacttactggataatgggtttccggataccagatcccatacctgtgcgtATCCTGGAACATTATCTATAAGAAGTTCAAGGGTGCTAATGTGACACTCTCTTTAGTTAATGCTTGTAAAATTATTGTAGTTAATATTCATTTCTTGAGAGCTGATCTACTCTATCTTATTTCAGTAATATGACAATGTCCGTGTTCATTTTGCAGTACTCTCTCCCATCTACCAAAAGCAAAGTAAATCCCAGAGGGCAGAGAATATCTGTTCTTTTCTTGTTACTTATGACAAGTCAGGAGATGAAATGCTGCTGGGACTGTTTGAATACTGAAGCTGTAGCTCAGTGCCTTGTTTACAGAGAAAGGCTAATGGAGCACTTAAAAGTACAGAACAGTCTCTTGTACCGTAATTCTTTCTTGAATCCGGGTTAGCTTGACTTTGTAAGGGAAATAAAATGATTAGGAAAATAATATTGAAGCAAATAGTCATACCAGTTTTTTCTTCCTTCTGCAGTCAAAGCTAACCTGGGCACCATACCTATGGTTTTATATGCTGCGTGTGGCAACATCAACTCTTTCAGGTATTTGGAGTGTTATTTCCTGTTTATTGTAGCAGAATATTAGGCAAGGAATTGCATGGCTGCTGTTGAAGAGCTCTTAAAGCTATGTAGCTCGTACTCACAGGAGCACTCTTAGACACAACATTCAGCTTCTCTGGTGGATCAGCTTGGTCCCATAAGTGCAAGTACTTAGAAAAGAATAGGCTCCACTAACACATGGATTGGCTAGAGGTCCAGACTAGCAGTCTGTAGATTATGCCCCAAAGGGAATGCTGTAAGTgtcatagacagttactattatctgacaaaaatgttttaacctgtataaaaatcataccaaaaatcatacaaaatattaTTCTATACAATTATATTGGTgcctgtatggccagctttaagcactAGGTTTGTACTGGTTGCACGATGCAAATAAATAATCCCTCCCTGCTGCTTGCTCCTCCCATCAGACCtcctcaggtttttttttttgtagtttcctAACAGGTGGTGGAAGTTGTCTATTTACCTCCCTAGTTAGGGTCTCCCTGGGAAATATTTTATAGCTATCATCAACTTTTAACTTTATTGAAGTtgttaaaaaagaaggaaaggtctttttacttggggtgccaaaatttaggcaccccaagtgattgcatttacttacctgaaaccccgggccggtgcacctTTTAGGAGAAAACTGAGatggcctgggattcttccagtgagcaccacggagcgatcttccttgccgatgagatttctggtgaattttcgctagcgatggccactttagtaaatgtgcccctatgtctttatTCAGAAATTGGCATTAAGGGTTAATGTGTTAGAACATATGTTCATTTAGTAATTTCCTGTTCcccgttttttttaaacaatgttgtacAAACCAATTTTATCTTGCCTATTATTATTTCCCTTGTAGGACGAACTCTTTATTTGTCaggtgttttttaattttgattataGAATAAAGACAATTTTATCCAATGTGCAGTCTCCTGTCTACATTAAGACTGCCCTTGAGTGCCCCATTCAGATGCAGCCAGTTGTTGTTGTTAAAGTGAATGGTAAACAAACTACTAAATGGTAGGAAGACAGAACGTTCAGAATTGCTGTATGCGCCACTGCTCTTGCACTGAGACCAATGAAATTATGTCTTTCAATACAAAACATTAACCAGACTgaagatttaaataataaaataaagactgATCTCAATGGTATGAAACTCATATAATAATGCAAATTCCCTGCTAGAATCCTAAAACACAGCTCCCTGAAGGACATGTGAACATTAAGCACACTTTAGACTAGGAAACTAAACCCCAGGATGGCCTGTTATTCCATTACCTCTCCTATATATCTTTTAACAGTACATTTTTGGAAGCTATAATTGCCCTTTCGTTGTATTGAATATAACCAATAAGCGTGTTGTTAATTTTGTTTATGTCTGAATTTATCTTTTCAGTTTGTGATTTCTTGGGGGAGAAGATAGCTTCTGTGCTGGGTGTCAGTACCCCGAAGTACCAGTACGCTATTGATGAATACTACAGGATGCAGAAAGAGGTTTGTGTAGGAAGGGTGGGTTCAGTTAGCAATAACTACAGGGTCCCTGCTGGAAATTATAAACAACTTGGTACCAAATAAATCCTTTTCTTTTTagtcaggaggcaggacacataaaggtgaactacagaCCCTCTCACACTTGTGTGCCTCCTTCCCTTCTCCAGAAACTTGTGTTAACATTGGCAAAGACCAGCCAAGCAAAACCATTAACTCCAGGcaaactataatacacaaaacagaaatggttgtgtGGGAAGAAGCGAGCATGCGTTTTTCTTGTTGGAGGGAGGTCCTGTGCCCCCCATAGGACTAAAGAGAAAAGGATTACATCCTTGGAGTCGCAGGAACCATGGAGAAATGCTAAAAGCTGCCCCATAATCAGGAGGGAGGAATCAAAActaaaagaatttggaatttggCTATCCCAGTTACATCACCACAACCAAAAAAGCCTTGGCTAAGACAAAAGTATGAAATTGCTAACATTTGGTAAAAGTGTAAATCTGCGGCTTTGCACAGCTGGTCTGTGGAAGCCATGTTTCTTCATGACATTGAAGAACTCTGAGTAGAACGAGCCTTTATTCCAAATCAAGGTTGTTGCTTTAGGGAAGTTTACACCTAGCTGGCAGCCTTCCTC
The sequence above is a segment of the Xenopus laevis strain J_2021 chromosome 8L, Xenopus_laevis_v10.1, whole genome shotgun sequence genome. Coding sequences within it:
- the fam177a1.L gene encoding family with sequence similarity 177 member A1 L homeolog, with translation MATGEVHSSGAREFESVELGDIRKKKKIPRRVIHFASGETMEEYSTDEEEELQERKDVLPAMDPSKLTWAPYLWFYMLRVATSTLSVCDFLGEKIASVLGVSTPKYQYAIDEYYRMQKETEEEEEENEMSEKAEQQYQEQQSKNPKESTTATQQPDPTASSFVNISFVMEEGDAVSLSKKQELSAVPT